The window TTTCCTTGGGAGAGGTAAAAATGAAAGAACAATGACTACCATTTGGTAACCAGAAACATAAGGTGCATCGTCTGCAATGCGACCTGTATAATACGCAGCAGTAAACAGTATATAACCGTACACAACGTAACCCCAAACCAATCCTTCCATACGTGAATGGATGTTTTTAGAATGGTTGATCAATATGAGAAAAATATAAGCTAGGCAAAGTAAGGAAAAACCGATGCGATAATAGAATAATTCAGGGAATTCAGGATGGAGTTTTGCATCTGTATCAAAGGCAAATCCAAGAAGAGCAACACATCCAATGAGACTTCCTGGGATTTGGATGATCCGCATGTGGCGGTCCAATTCTTGGCAATACTCAGAACCATATGTACGTCGCTCTGGGATTAAATCTAGAAATTTAGACAGGATCGCCTGGAGGTGTTGCATCACGATAGATCATTAGACGAAAAAACCCGCGCAGAGGCGGGTTTCTTCTCTCACTCATTTCTAATATTTTCTTAGAAAAAAGTTTTTACTGGTGTTTCTGTTGTCGGTGCAATTCGGGAAATGATATCTCCAAACGAAAATGCAAAGAGGAGTGCAAGGAAAGCAAATGCCGAGAGGAAAATCACTCGGTTTAGCATATTGTCATACTTTAAATGCATAAAGTAAGCCAATACAAAGAATGCCTTACAAGTTGCCACAGCCATTGCGACAATCATATTCCATTTGCCAAGGTCGTATTGAGCCACCCAAACCGTGACAAATGTTCCAAAGAAAAGAGCAAGTAAGACATACACATATGTTTTGATGGAAATCACATGGTGTTCGTGCTCTTCTTCCTCTTCCCCGTCTTCCACCCACATAGAAGCCGAAGCGTGGTCTTCTTTGTGGTCTTCATCACCCAAAACAAACTTCAAAAGTTTGTTCTCTTTGTTTTCAGATGTGAATTTAGAAAAACGATCTGTTTGGAAAAATTGTCCAAACCAGTTGACGATGAATCCTAAGATGGTCGCAGTTGCAATCCCTGGAGCAAAGATTCCAAACCCAAGAACAGGTGTAAAAACAGCTACGAGTGCAATGAAGTAGAGTCCGTAATTGATGACGTATTCCATTTTAAATTCCCTATTATCCTACTAAGTATAGAAGTGGGAAAAGGTAAATCCATACCAAGTCCACAACGTGCCAAAACAAACCCACACCTTCTACAGGAGTGTAGTATTCAGGTCCCACTTTTCTTCTTAAAGTTTTGATGAAAATCCAGAAGATCAGAAGTGCACCGGCCACAACGTGGATCCCGTGAAGCCCTGTCATCACAAAGTAAAAGCCGTAGAACATTTCCCATTTTGGTTGGGAAATCACAGCTTTTAAGCGAGCGACTTCTTCTGCATTCACATGGTTTTTTTCAAGTTCCGCTGGGTTCTTTAGAAGTGCAGAAATTTTTGATTCGCACTCAGCTCGTTTTCCACCAGCACCACAAGTTGGGTCCACTAAGGAAAACTTACCAGGAACCGTTCCCACATGGAACTTGTGACTGTATTCAAAATACTTGATGACCATGAAGGCACCAGCACATGCGATTGTGAGCGCAAGCATGATGGCTGCAATTTTATGGAGACCACGTTGCACATAATTGATGGCGGCAGCCATGGTGAAGGAACTCACGAGGAGAACCACTGTGTTCACAGCACCCATTTTCCAATCCAAAGTTTCGGAACCATTTTTGAAAACGGTAGGATACAAAGAATGGTAGATGAGGTAACCTACGAATAGGCCACCAAACATCAGGATTTCAGTGCAAAGGAATAACCAAATTCCTTGTTTGGAAGAGGCATATTGGTGTTCTGCACTCTTAAAATGGTGTTGGTGTTGAAATTCACTTGAAGAACTAACGGAAGTCATATGGCCCTGCAGTTACTGTTGGAGTATTGATAAAGTTTTCGTGTGGAGGTGGAGAAGACGTTTGCCATTCGAGTGTTTTTGCACCCCAAGGGTTATCAGAAGCCTTTTCGCCTTTAAAAATTCCATGAATGATCGTGATGAGTCCTACTAAGAAACCAAGACCAATGAGCCAAGACCCTACGGTTGAAATTTGGTTTAAGTTTGTGTATTCAGGAAGGTAATCGAAGTAACGTCTTGGCATTCCCATCGCACCGAGTACGAATTGTGGAAAGAAAGTTACGTTGAATCCTGTAAAGATGAGAACCCAAGAAATACGTCCACCAAGGTCAGAAGTCATCCTTCCAAACATCTTAGGGAACCAATAGAAGATTCCACCCATCAGTGCCATGAGTGTTCCCCCTACCATTACGTAGTGGAAGTGAGCAACAACAAAGTAAGTGTCATGGAAGTGAACGTCCATACCAGTGGAAGCAAGGAATACCCCTGTCAAACCACCGATGGTAAAGAGGAACATAAAACCAAGAGCGAAGAGCATGGGCGCTTCGAATGTGACTGTTCCGCGATACATTGTGGAAATCCAGTTGAAGAGTTTGATGGCAGTGGGAACCCCAACAAACATAGTGATGATGGAGAAAACAATCCCAGCAAGTGTGGATTGGCCAGACACAAACATATGGTGTCCCCAAACTAGGAAGGAGACTGCAGCAATCGCAACCGATGAGTAAGCAATCGCACGGTAACCAAAAATTGTTTTTTTGGAGAATGCTGTGATGAGTTCAGAAATCACACCCATCGCAGGGAGGATCATGATGTACACCGCAGGGTGA of the Leptospira biflexa serovar Patoc strain 'Patoc 1 (Paris)' genome contains:
- a CDS encoding cytochrome C oxidase subunit IV family protein, with product MEYVINYGLYFIALVAVFTPVLGFGIFAPGIATATILGFIVNWFGQFFQTDRFSKFTSENKENKLLKFVLGDEDHKEDHASASMWVEDGEEEEEHEHHVISIKTYVYVLLALFFGTFVTVWVAQYDLGKWNMIVAMAVATCKAFFVLAYFMHLKYDNMLNRVIFLSAFAFLALLFAFSFGDIISRIAPTTETPVKTFF
- a CDS encoding cytochrome c oxidase subunit 3 family protein, with the protein product MTSVSSSSEFQHQHHFKSAEHQYASSKQGIWLFLCTEILMFGGLFVGYLIYHSLYPTVFKNGSETLDWKMGAVNTVVLLVSSFTMAAAINYVQRGLHKIAAIMLALTIACAGAFMVIKYFEYSHKFHVGTVPGKFSLVDPTCGAGGKRAECESKISALLKNPAELEKNHVNAEEVARLKAVISQPKWEMFYGFYFVMTGLHGIHVVAGALLIFWIFIKTLRRKVGPEYYTPVEGVGLFWHVVDLVWIYLFPLLYLVG
- a CDS encoding cytochrome c oxidase subunit I, producing MSSAHTKTEHGHTDHNYLNHGSGIWSWMTTLDHKRIGLMYFATVSTLFLIGGFFALGIRLHLAKFGAEPLLDPDTYNKFMTFHGAIMVFMVIIPGIPAFLGNFVLPIQLGAKDVAFPRLNLASYYIFIAGAAIAASSMVFNQVDTGWTFYTPYSTAKTSNGVILLVLGAFTMGFSSILTGLNFIVTTHKLRAPGMTMDRIPLMIWALYSTSIIQILATPILAITLLLIGAEKTLGVGIFDPDLGGDPVLFQHFFWFYSHPAVYIMILPAMGVISELITAFSKKTIFGYRAIAYSSVAIAAVSFLVWGHHMFVSGQSTLAGIVFSIITMFVGVPTAIKLFNWISTMYRGTVTFEAPMLFALGFMFLFTIGGLTGVFLASTGMDVHFHDTYFVVAHFHYVMVGGTLMALMGGIFYWFPKMFGRMTSDLGGRISWVLIFTGFNVTFFPQFVLGAMGMPRRYFDYLPEYTNLNQISTVGSWLIGLGFLVGLITIIHGIFKGEKASDNPWGAKTLEWQTSSPPPHENFINTPTVTAGPYDFR